The DNA window GAGGAACTGCATCCCGACGGGCTGACGGGTGAGGACGTGCAGGTTGCGCTCTCCAGCGCCGTTCGGTCGGCTGTCGAGTGGTATCCCGATCTCGACGTACACGGCTTCGTCGAGGTGCTGACGGGCGCGCTCGGGGTCTCGGACACGGACGAGAAGCGTCCGAGTCCGGGCGCGGAGCACGCTGTGCTGATCCTCGCGGATCTGCTGGTCAGACGTAGTGCGGCCGCAGACGGGTATATCCTGCGCGCGGTTGCCGAGATTCGGCGTGCGCAGACGATGGAGATGCCGTAGAGATTTCTACTGGAATCTAGCATGCAGCAAAGAGAGCTATAGATAGACGTAGCAAGCGCATATGCGCCCTTCTATCCACATCTAGCAGAAGGCGTAGATATGGATAGAAGGCCCGATGGTCAGCCGTGCAGCATGTTCGCAGCGCCGATGATCGCGCGGATCGACGAGTCGGTGGCACCGGATTCGATTGCCATCGACCAGCGCTGACGGCCATCGAACTCGGCGAGGACGAAGGTCGCGGTTCGATCTCTGTGCTCGGCCGAGTGAACGGTCTGCTGGTGGAACGAGATGATCTCGAGATGAAGGCCGGCGTCGTAGAGCATCGAGGTCAGCGCGTCGATCGGGCCGTATGTAGTTGCGGTCGCAGAGTGGATCGAATCGCCGATTCCAAAGGTGGCTGCGAAGGATGTCCGGCCACCCCGCGCGGTGCTCGAATCCCAGCTTCCGAGGCGGATGGGTCCTGATGCTGCAGCGAACTGTTGCGTGAAGTGGGTCCAGCTCATGCCTTCGGCGTGCTTCCGCAGATCGCGCGGGAGTGGAGCGCTGAAACGAGCGGCGAAGGAATCGTTCGAGGTGGGAGACGTGAGAGCGTTCATGATGGTGGTCTTTCCGGATGTGAAGGAAGGACCGAGGGAGCACGACGACCCGCAGCGAGGGGTCGGTCCGAATTAGACCCCGCTACGGCGGCGTACTACGAGAATGCGCTTCACGCACGCCAATGTAGCCGCAGCCGGCTCCGGGATGCAAGCATTGGGCTCTCTACATGTATCTAGCCTTTGCCATAGAGTGCCTGAGATTGCGCAACAGAGACGATAGCCGTTCATAAGGCTCTCTAGGACACGAGCTAGATGTCCGCATAATTTGCTATCACTGTTGTTACTTTGGCCCCATGGACCCCGTGCGTAACCCTTACGCTCCCGGCGCAGGTCAGCGCCCACCCGAGCTCGCAGGTCGAAAGAAGCAGCTGGACGCCTTCGATGTCGTCCTCGAACGCATCACCCGAGGTCGACCTGAACGCAGCGTCGTTCTGACGGGGCTGCGAGGCGTCGGGAAGACGGTGCTGCTCAACCACCTGCGATCCGCCGCCGTTGCGCGCGGTTGGGGAACCGGAAAGATCGAGGCGAGACCCGATCAGGAACTGCGACGACCACTGTCGTCGGCGCTGCACATGGCGGTTCGAGGTATCGCTGCCTCGCATCGGGATCCGGAACGTGTCGACGAGTTCCTCGGAGTGCTCAAGGCATTCGCGCTGCGCGCCTCGGCGGACAAGGGCATGAGGGAACGCTGGCAACCGGGGATAGATGTTCCGGCGAAGACCGGCCGTGCGGACTCCGGTGACATCGAGATCGATCTGGTGGAACTGCTTCTCGACGCCTCGTCGCTTGCCGGGGACGTCGGTGTCGGCATTGCGATCTTCATCGACGAGATGCAGGATCTGGGGCCGGCGGACATCTCCGCGCTGTGCGCTGCGTGTCATGAGCTGAGCCAGGACACCGCACCGCTGATCATCGTCGGTGCGGGTCTTCCGCACCTACCCGCCGTGCTGTCCGCGTCGAAAAGCTACTCGGAGCGGCTGTTCAGCTATCACCGCATCGGAAGGCTGGAACGGGCGGCTGCGGACCTTGCGCTGATCGCGCCCGCCGACCGGGAAGACGTCGAATACACGACCGAGGCGCTCGACGCTCTGTACGAATCTGCCGACGGATACCCGTATTTCGTGCAGGCCTACGGAAAGGCGACGTGGGATCTGGCAGCGGAGTCGCCGATCACCGCCGAGGATGTTCGAGTCGCCGCGCCCACCGCGGAGGAGGAACTGGCCGTCGGCTTCTTCGGGTCCCGCTACGAGCGTGCGACGCCTGCCGAGCGCGAATACATGCGTGCCATGGCAGATCTGTCGGGGGACGAGGCGTCCGTGCCGACGTCTGCGGTAGCAACGGAACTGGGCCGCAAGCCGGCCTCGCTGTCACCGGCGCGCGACGGCTTGATCAAGAAGGGGCTCATCTACTCCGCAGAGCGGGGAACGATTGCTTTCACGGTGCCCCACTTCGGGCGGTATCTGCGCGCGCAGACGGACGAATAGTCCCTCCGCTCCAGTGGCCGAGGTCGCTCCGCTCCAGTGGCATGGTTAAGTGCATCGGGGTGCACTCAACCATGCCACTGCGGCGGAGCCGCTTTGTTACTGCGGCGGAGCCGCAGACCACGCCGCCGCTACTGATTGACCCGCGACATGTCGCCGCCGTAGTAGTCGATCAGCCGCTGGTTCATCACTTTTCGCCAGAGGGGCGGAATGAGTGCGCAGAAGATCATCACTGCGTACCCGGCCGGTAGCTGGGGGGATTCTTCGAGAGTCCGCAGCGATTGATACCGCCGAACCGGGTTTGCATGGTGGTCGCTGTGCCGTTGAAGGTGGTACAGAAAGAGATTGCTCCACAGGTGGTCGCTGTTCCAACTGTGTGTGTGGTCGGTCCGCTCGTATCGCCCGTTCGGCCTCTTCTGCCGCAGCAGACCGTAGTGCTCGAGATAGTTCGCGGCCTCGAAGAGGATCACGGCTATGACGGCTTGTATCACCAGGTAGGGCGCCACAATCCACCCGAAAGCCGCGACGAGCACGGCGAACACGACCAACGAGATCGCTGCAGCGTTGAACAGGTGATTGTGCGCCGACCACTTGGTTGCCCCGATGCGTTGCAGTCGCCGCTGCTCCAGTTCCCACGCCGATCGGATTCCACCGAGGATGCTGCGCGGTAAGAATTTCCAGTAGCTCTCGCCGTACCGCGCGGATGCCGGATCCTCAGGGGTTGCCACTCGCACGTGGTGACCGTGATTATGTTCTACGTAGAAGTGGCCGTAGAACGACTGGGCCAGCGTGATTTTGGACAACCAACGCTCGACATTCTCACGCTTGTGCCCGAGTTCGTGTGCTGCGTTGATGCCGACGCCGCCGACGATGCCGACCGTCACGGCCAGCCCGAGTCGCTCCGGCACGCCGAGCGGACCGTGCGCCCAGAGATAGCACGCGGTCGCGAGCCCGGCGTACTGCAGTGGAATCAACAGGTACAGGCACCAGCGGTAGTAGCGGTCGTTCTCGAGTGCCTCGGTAGCCTCGTGCGGCGGATTGGTCCGATCCACTCCGGTGAAGGCGTCCACGAGCGGGATCGCGATGCCCATGATGATCAGGCCGAGCAACCAGAACGCACCGGGGCCGAGCCACGAGACCAGACCCCACGCCATGAACGGGCTCAGCGGTATGACAAGGCCGAGCGGCCAGAGGTAGCGCTTCGGGTCCCGCCACGCCGGGGTGACTGACGTCTGTTCGCTCATGAGAGGTGAGTACCCCCTCTCAGCAGAGCAACCGTCAACACTTTACCTTTACTAACGATAACAGTAATTTCGCTCCAACCTCCCACCCTGGCCTTCGGCTCCAGGTCATGATCGGATGGACCTACCCATGTCCATGTGAGGAGCAACACCAGTGCGCAGAACCAAGTCGGAGTTCACCGGGCGGCGCGGCACCCGCATCGTGTACGACGTATGGACGCCTGACGCGCCGGTCACCGGACTCCTCGTCCTGTCTCACGGCCTCGGCGAACATGCCCGACGCTACGACCACGTCATCGCCGAGCTGGGCAAGCTCGGGCTGGTGGTCTACGCGCTGGACCACCGGGGGCACGGCCGATCGGGTGGTAAAAGGTTGGAGCTGAAGAGCTGGTCCGACTATGTCCTCGACCTGCACGAACTGTTCCGTATTGCGCGTGCCACTCATCCGGACACCAAGAACTTCTTGCTCGGGCACAGTATGGGTGGTGCGATCGCCCTGTCGTACGCGCTCGAGTACCAGGCCGAGTTGGACGGGTTGATGTTGTCCGGTCCGGCGGTGGTCCTCGGTGACGGCACGCCGAAAATTCTCATCCCCATCGGCAAGATTCTGGGTCGCATCGCGCCGGGTGTTCCGGTTCAGTCGCTCGCGTCGGCCGATGTTTCCCGTGATCCGGCGGTCGTGGCAGCCTACGACTCCGATCCGCTGGTTCACCACGGCAAAGTGCCCGCCGGACTGGCGAGCCAACTCGTCGGAGCCATGGAGAGCTATCCGGCGCGTCTCCCATCGCTTACACTCCCCGTTCTGCTTCAACACGGCAGCGAGGACCGGCTCGCCGATGTGTCGGGTAGTCGGATGATTGCCGAGAGGGCCGGTTCGACGGATCTCACGATCGATGTCTACGACGGGTTGTACCACGAGGTCTTCAACGAGCCGGAACAGGAAAAGGTTCTCGGTGACCTGATCGCGTGGCTGTCGCCGCGTCTGCGGTGACCTAGTAGGTTCTCACCCGGGGCAAGCTGACGAGGGGGTTGGAAGATGGCGCGCACAGCACTTGTTCTGGGTGGCGGTGGGGTTGCGGGAATCGCGTGGCAGACCGGTGTGCTGCACGGTCTGGCCGAATCCGGCGTCGACGTGACCGCACCTGCTTGGTCCGACATGTTGTTGGGGACGTCGGCAGGTTCGACCGTAGCCGCGCAGGTGACCAGCGGCGCTGCGCTGAGCGAGCTGTACGCGCGCCAGGTGGATCCTGAGTTGCAGATCGACGAGCCGCGCCCCGACGTGTCGATCGACGAGCTCAACGAACTTCTCGACCGGGCGACCGAGCGCGCGGCCGGTGATCGGCAGAAGTTTGCACGCGAAGTGGGAAAAGTGGCGCTTGCGGCTGCGACGCCTCCCGAGGCCGAGCGACGAGCAGCTATCAAGCGCAGGCTGCCGGCGCACGAATGGCCCGACCGCGACTTGCGCGTCGTTGCAGTCGACGCCGAATCAGGGCGTCACCGAGTTCTGGATCGTGACTCGGGAGTGCGTCTCGTCGACGCTGTTGCCGCGAGCTGCGCTATTCCGGGCATGTGGCCTCCGGTGACCGTCGGGGTTCACCGCTACGTCGACGGTGGTGTCCGCTCGGGCGAGAATGCAGATCTCGCGGTCGGTTTCGCGAGAGTTCTCGTCCTGCAGGTCGGAGTGTTCGAGCCCGGTCTCGATCCGCTCGAGGCCGAGCGGGCGCATCTGTCCGCGCGGGGCTCGGCCGTCGAGGTCATCCGTCCGGACGCCGAAGCGCTGGCTGCGATAGGGCCGGATCTCACCGACTTGGCCGTCAGGGCCGCCGCCGCGGAGGCGGGCTTCCGACAGGGGCAGCGTGCAGCCGATGCGATCAAGCAGTTCACGGTAGCTTGATCGGCCCGAACAGCGCAGCACCGTTGCGGTAGCAGACATCTCGAATCCAGTCGTCACCGAGATCGAGCCGCGCGACGGCGCGCAGTGCGTCGACATACGAGTACGGAATGTTGGGGAAGTCGCTGCCGAACAGTATGCGCCCCTGCAGATCTCGGAGGCGTGGCATCGCGGAGACCGGGAACGGCCAGGACGCTTCCGAAAAGTCGGTGAACGCCATCGTGGTGTCGAGTCGAACGTGCTCGTATCCTTCGGCCAATTCGAGAAACTCGACGTACTCGGGCATGCCCATGTGTGCGATGATCAGCGGAAGTCGAGGGAACCTTCGCAGCAGCGCGGCAATCGGTTCCGGGCCGGTGAACGAGCCAGGTGACGGGCCGGATCCGCAGTGGATGACCACCGGTATCGCAGCGTCCTGGAGCGCGTCCCAGACCGGATCGAGCAGCGGGTCGTTCGGGGAATAGTTGCCGACCTGAATGTGCGACTTGAAGATTCGAGCCCCGCCCGCGATCGCGTCGGCGACGTAGCTGCCGGCCGAGCTCTCAGGATAGAACGTCGCTGTCTGCACGCAATCGGGTGTCCGCCGCCCGAAGTCGGCTCCCCAGGAATTGAGCCACGCAGCCATGTCGGGCTTGTGTGGGTAGATCATCGACGTGAAGCCCCGTACCCCGAACTCGCGCAACGTGGCCAGTCGTACGTCTTCGTCTTCGCGGTAGGTGATCGGCCATGCCATTCCCGTTGGCAGGAGCGGAGCCTGCGGAGTGACCGGGTCGGTGTGCTTGCCTGCCGAGTCGAAGTACGACCAGACTTTGTCCATGACGTTCTTGGGCATGAAGTGGGTGTGCACGTCGAAGATCCCGGGCAGGCCCAGATCCTCCCAGAACGCCCGGACCTGACCTGTCTCGCTCGGCGGTGGCCCGACTGTCAGTGGCGTGTTCATTCATCGATTGGAGCACAGACGGATCGCGCAGGTGGTGGCGGTGTCGACGGTATACCGGAGGCGACCGGTTGTACCGTGGGTCACAGAATTGACGGACGACGAGAGGGCAGTACATGCGCGCGGTACACATCACGAGTCTCGACGGACCGGAAGCGGTACGTATCGTCGACGTCGACGAACCCACCGCCCGCGAGAATGCGGTGGTCATCGATGTGCATGCGGCGGGCGTGGCTTTCCCCGACGCCCTGTTGACGAGGGGGCTGTACCAATACAAGCCCGATCTGCCGTTCGTTCCCGGTAGTGAGATCGCGGGAGTCGTCCGGTCTGCGCCCGAAGACTCGGGCTTTGCCGCGGGCGACCGCGTCGCGGCTCTGACGGGGTTGTCCGACGGTATGGCCGAGGTCGTTGTCGTTTCGCCCGACACTGTGTTCGCGTTGCCCGATTCGGTGTCACTCACCGCAGGCGCTGGATTGCTGTTCA is part of the Rhodococcus sovatensis genome and encodes:
- a CDS encoding ATP-binding protein; translated protein: MDPVRNPYAPGAGQRPPELAGRKKQLDAFDVVLERITRGRPERSVVLTGLRGVGKTVLLNHLRSAAVARGWGTGKIEARPDQELRRPLSSALHMAVRGIAASHRDPERVDEFLGVLKAFALRASADKGMRERWQPGIDVPAKTGRADSGDIEIDLVELLLDASSLAGDVGVGIAIFIDEMQDLGPADISALCAACHELSQDTAPLIIVGAGLPHLPAVLSASKSYSERLFSYHRIGRLERAAADLALIAPADREDVEYTTEALDALYESADGYPYFVQAYGKATWDLAAESPITAEDVRVAAPTAEEELAVGFFGSRYERATPAEREYMRAMADLSGDEASVPTSAVATELGRKPASLSPARDGLIKKGLIYSAERGTIAFTVPHFGRYLRAQTDE
- a CDS encoding alpha-isopropylmalate synthase regulatory domain-containing protein, whose protein sequence is MNALTSPTSNDSFAARFSAPLPRDLRKHAEGMSWTHFTQQFAAASGPIRLGSWDSSTARGGRTSFAATFGIGDSIHSATATTYGPIDALTSMLYDAGLHLEIISFHQQTVHSAEHRDRTATFVLAEFDGRQRWSMAIESGATDSSIRAIIGAANMLHG
- a CDS encoding lysophospholipase, translated to MRRTKSEFTGRRGTRIVYDVWTPDAPVTGLLVLSHGLGEHARRYDHVIAELGKLGLVVYALDHRGHGRSGGKRLELKSWSDYVLDLHELFRIARATHPDTKNFLLGHSMGGAIALSYALEYQAELDGLMLSGPAVVLGDGTPKILIPIGKILGRIAPGVPVQSLASADVSRDPAVVAAYDSDPLVHHGKVPAGLASQLVGAMESYPARLPSLTLPVLLQHGSEDRLADVSGSRMIAERAGSTDLTIDVYDGLYHEVFNEPEQEKVLGDLIAWLSPRLR
- a CDS encoding patatin-like phospholipase family protein, producing MARTALVLGGGGVAGIAWQTGVLHGLAESGVDVTAPAWSDMLLGTSAGSTVAAQVTSGAALSELYARQVDPELQIDEPRPDVSIDELNELLDRATERAAGDRQKFAREVGKVALAAATPPEAERRAAIKRRLPAHEWPDRDLRVVAVDAESGRHRVLDRDSGVRLVDAVAASCAIPGMWPPVTVGVHRYVDGGVRSGENADLAVGFARVLVLQVGVFEPGLDPLEAERAHLSARGSAVEVIRPDAEALAAIGPDLTDLAVRAAAAEAGFRQGQRAADAIKQFTVA
- a CDS encoding amidohydrolase family protein, encoding MNTPLTVGPPPSETGQVRAFWEDLGLPGIFDVHTHFMPKNVMDKVWSYFDSAGKHTDPVTPQAPLLPTGMAWPITYREDEDVRLATLREFGVRGFTSMIYPHKPDMAAWLNSWGADFGRRTPDCVQTATFYPESSAGSYVADAIAGGARIFKSHIQVGNYSPNDPLLDPVWDALQDAAIPVVIHCGSGPSPGSFTGPEPIAALLRRFPRLPLIIAHMGMPEYVEFLELAEGYEHVRLDTTMAFTDFSEASWPFPVSAMPRLRDLQGRILFGSDFPNIPYSYVDALRAVARLDLGDDWIRDVCYRNGAALFGPIKLP
- a CDS encoding alkane 1-monooxygenase, giving the protein MSEQTSVTPAWRDPKRYLWPLGLVIPLSPFMAWGLVSWLGPGAFWLLGLIIMGIAIPLVDAFTGVDRTNPPHEATEALENDRYYRWCLYLLIPLQYAGLATACYLWAHGPLGVPERLGLAVTVGIVGGVGINAAHELGHKRENVERWLSKITLAQSFYGHFYVEHNHGHHVRVATPEDPASARYGESYWKFLPRSILGGIRSAWELEQRRLQRIGATKWSAHNHLFNAAAISLVVFAVLVAAFGWIVAPYLVIQAVIAVILFEAANYLEHYGLLRQKRPNGRYERTDHTHSWNSDHLWSNLFLYHLQRHSDHHANPVRRYQSLRTLEESPQLPAGYAVMIFCALIPPLWRKVMNQRLIDYYGGDMSRVNQ